TTTTCACATGCTTTGgacaatgtaaaatattaatcCACGGTATAGACAGTAACACTAAATGTGGCCAGTTAAGTTTCAGGAGAATTGGTTTGTTTCTGGGGAAATTAGAGATGGTGgggttttttctttccttttttcataAATTAGGCTAATAATAGGAAAGTTAGCTTGAACTTTAACTATGGAGTGGCTACCCTTGTTCCATAGGTATGAAGTGCTATCATGGTCTCACTGGAAAACTCATCTGAAaacctctcttcttccttgcccgtGCCCCTTCAGCCGGTATTTCACTATAAAAATCTCAAGTCATTCCGGGAGACAGTTTATATGTGAGCTAGGACACAAATTGGTTGCTTTTTCTCAATTCCCTTTAGATTGTTTATAATCTCCTGTCTCTGCGCTTCAATTCTCGGATCCGGGTGAAGACGTACACAGATGAGCTGACACCTGTCGATTCAGCAGTGTCAGTGCACCAGGCAGCAAACTGGTATGAAAGAGAGGTGAGCTCCAGTGTGCTTTCCCAAGGGCTTTGTGTTTGGGAACAGGATCCATGTGGGGGTTGGAGGAGACCATGTTTGAGTGAAACCCTATTCCTCTGGGAACTGTGTAGGAGGGAGTGGTGTTGCCCTTGGGAATGGGAGAAGAGGCACTTGACGTTCTTCTGAGGGCTTTgagcaaaggtataacaagatccaatgactggaagttgaagttggacaaattcagactggaaataagatgtagatttttttaacagtgaggatcattaatcattggaacaatttagaaTCAGATacgtaggattggaagggatcttgagagctCAAGTCCAGCcccgtgctgaggcaggatcaagtaaacctagaccatccgtgacaggtgtttgtccaaagtGTTCTTAAATACCTGCAtagatgggaattccacaaccttccttggtagcctgttccagtgcttaacttcccttatagttagaaagttttccaaatatctaacctaaaatgtcccttgttgcagattaagccaattactccTTGTActcccttcagtggacatggagaacaattgatcaccatcctcttcttGCCCGGAACTTATTTGAagattatcaggtccccctctgtctccttttctgatgactaaacatgcccagttttttaacctttccccataagtcaggttttctaaaccttttatcatttttgctgctctcttctggactctctgtaatttgtccacatctttcctcaagtgtgaagcccagaattggacacacaacttcagctgagccctcaccagtgctgagtacagcaggaaaattacctcccatgtcttatgcACGAGacacctgttaatacacccctgaattatattagcttttttttttttttttgcaactgcatcacactgttgactcattcaatttgtgattcactataacctcagatccttttcagcagcactactctctagccagttagtccccacTTGATAGTTGTGCGTTTGatatttttccttcccaagtgaagtCCTATGCATTTCTTTATTTAAtctcatcttgttgaattcagaccaattctcaattttgtcaaggtcattttgaatttgaattctgtcctccaaagtactcgCAATCTTTctagcttggtgtcatctacaaatgttacaagcatactctccactccattatcaagtcattaatgaaaatattgaatagtatggGACACCAGTAGATATATCCTCCCAGTTGGaaagcaaaccattgataactattctttgagtacaaTCTTTCAGCCAGGTTGTGCACCCACCTCATAGTAATTTAATGTAggccatatttccctagtttgcttatgagaatgtcatgtgggattgtgtcaaaagccttcttaaaatcaagatatatcacatctgctACTTCCCACCATCCATTatgccagtaaccctgtcaaagagggaaattaggttggtttggcatgttcttgacaaatctatgctggctattccttataaggTTGTTATCCTCTAggacagtagttctcaacctatttaccattgtggatCACACATGTGACCCATAATATGTTACTTGagccgcatccaatactacctgcattgccctgaggatgtcacatgggccgcagctctgtgctaattgggccacaggttgagtaGTGAGGATGGTggttattccaatggttaatgaccTTTGGTGTTAaaattttgcatcttatttcctgtctgaatttgtctgacaatttttaaatcaaggttggatttactttttttaaatataagctCAAATTcaaatggaattattttgggaaagttctaaggcctgtgttatacataaacttggaaggattagatttttatcagtaaatgttggaaATGTCGATTTTTGCCAAACtggtggaaaaaaatatttccgaTGATGATGATAGAATTTGacagacaaagtaagaaaaatactgcttgtaAGCTACAGGTTGATTTTAGGATATTGACTTTCTTTTGACACGTGATGttaacagtttgtgttttaacagcggtaaagctttaactttttgaatctcaatgtctactgtcattaaataattgtcccCCCTATAACTTCCCACAGCTGTCaacatttaaatagattaaaaattggaaaaatgcttcttaaaacccataatttgcACAACTGTGGAAACTTAAATTGAGGGGggaaatgcttaaaataaacatcagtatTATCTGTCTAAATTGCAAATaaataattgaattctgccaagcctccttaaaacccataattttatacaggaggtcagactagatgatctgacaTTAGAATCTATGAGCAGTGCCCCCGATCAACTGCCCAGCCACTGCACTGTCCAGGCATCCAGCCTACACATTGTTAGTACAGTATACGCTGGGGGTGGCTTCTTTTTAGggtgagaaagaaaaaggaggctGCGCAGGCCTCTTTGGGAAGAGGTTTTCTTTGTTGGGTTGGTCCCTCTTAGATGAGGTGTGGAAGTTTTAAGCTTCTGAGGTACACTGAGGGGCTTTTCTAGGATGGGGTGATGTGTGGCTTGTTTGGTTTCCTTTCTTTTAGGTTTGGGACATGTATGGAGTCTTCTTTGCCAACCACCCTGACCTGAGGCGAATTCTAACAGACTATGGGTTTGAGGGCCACCCATTTCGGAAGGACTTTCCACTCTCCGGATATGTAGAGGTATGAAGAATTCTGGTTCACTCTGCATTCAGAAAGCCATCTATGCTTCAGAGTTGGGCCATGGCTGTTATGGAACTCTGAAGTGTTTCCTTAATAATCGTTTCAATTTTCTCAGTCCCTTTCAGGCACTGTGTATATCCCCCCTAGAATTTAGCCAACACACCACACCCTGCATAATAGGGGAATTTGGGGCCAGAGACACAGGGTAAACCTTTCCTCTTACACAAGAGTAGCAAGAAATTTTGCTTTCATGGCAAAGAAGACAGGACTGTCTACTTTTAATGCTCCATCCAAAACATCGAACTCATTCCCACGGAATGGCTGAAGACTAAGTTTAACTCCCTCAGAGGGTTTAATGATTGAGCTGATCTTTCTGGAACCTCTGTTTCCAGGGAGTCAAGGTGTTTCAAATCTAATGGCAAAGCAACAAAGCCATCACGTTTAGCTGCCTCAGCTTTCTTCACACATTCCATTCCTCTAACCTAGATTTTTATCTAGattaaaatacaaatgaaatgaGTTTGTTTGGTCTCCACCTCGTTCCAAGTGACTGCATCACAAAGCTTAGTATTTTTGCACAATTGAATCTGGGGACTAGAAGAGAAGGGACTGCAGGTCAGGATTAGGTGCATTAACTTTGTTTTGAGAGGTGAAACAGAACTGAATAGCAGAAGGTGCTGTAGGAAaggacatctgcagagctgaggatgggaaatcaggactggaatagcaagggATCAGGCTTGATGTGTGTGACAGAGCTGGATGGTACACACCTGCACCTTGCCTGATTCTCCTTATCCATGTGTCCTGAGCTCTCATGAGCTTTGAACTAAAAACTGGAGTGAGCAGTTTTATTTGGCTAACAGAAGAAGCTGCTCAGTGGCTGGGAACAAGCCATGGTGACCAGCTGGTTTTTGCCCCGTTGCAGGTGCGGTATGATGATGAGGTGAAACGGGTGGTGGCAGAGCCTGTGGAGCTGGCTCAGGAGTTCCGCAAATTCGATCTGAACAGTCCCTGGGAGACGTTTCCTGCCTATCGCACAGCTCCAGAGACCCTGAAACTAGAAGCAGGAGACAAGAAAGGAGATGCAAAATAGCAGCAGGACCAAGAGGATGCTGGGAACTTCCTGTGTGGCACTGACCTTCCTGTTCTACCTTCATATTTATATGAATAAAACCTGACATGAGACCCTTGTCTGTGAACTCGTGATTGGAAAATACAGGTTTCTAATTGGCTGAACAGCACCTGGGATTGTTTGTCTTTCATTAACTGTAAAATGTAAAATcacttacagaaaaaaaaaaatcataaactgTGTGGGACTGCTATGAGGAAGAACTAGGGCGGGGACTAGAGCATAGAAAGGATGCTCTAAGGGGAGCAGATAATGCGGAACTCAAATGTCCTCTTTCTATTTAATTAACTGATGTGGAAAGAACATAACCTGTTGATACGTTAAATGGATTGAAAACCAGCTAATTGACAGGTCTCAACAAGCAATTACAAATAGGGATTTATCAAGCGAGtgagtttctagtggggtcctgccaAGCTCAGTTCTTGGGCctatgctgtttaacatttttatcaatgtcctggaagaaaatataaaatcatcactgacagtttgcagatgacccacagattgggggaagtggtaaataatgaagagaatagATCACTgctacagagtgatctggatcatgtGGTAAATTGGGCACAAGCAAACTACTGTGTTTTAAAACTCATAATATTAATGTGAAGTTCTACACCTTGGCTTACGTTCTTTGTTCCTTTCTTATAGgttgggggactctatcctgggaagcagtgactggaaAAATAATGCAATTCTTGAATGTGTAAGGaggggaatattgagtaggaAGGCTATATTAgctctttatttggcactgggtgaactgctgctggaatactctgtccagttctgttgtccacagttcaagaatgatattgataaattggagagagatcaaagaagagccatgacaatgattaaaggataagaaaacatgccttatggtgaCAGACtcgagctcaatctgtttagcttaagaAAGAGGTTAAAGGGtaacttaattacagtctataggtACCTATGTGAGGATCAAAATATGATAATGGGCCCTTCAATTTAAcagttggaagttgaagctagacaaatttagactggaaacaaGGTGAAAATTTTTAACGGTCTTGAtaattatccattggaacaatGGAAGATATGCTTTCTTCCCTACTGTATGCTCGTGAgcattggttttgttttgttttggctttcTTTAGGCTGCTGCAACTCCTTGTGTTTGGGACTTGACTTAGAGCTGCCTTGTCTAGTGAAGGACAGTTGTCTTCAGCATAGTCATGAAAAGTTATGGCTTTTCTTGTGAGAGGGAAGCAGAAGTCAGAGCAGTCAACAGGCCTTCTAGGTTTTATACAATTCCCAGCTTTGCTTTAAGCCTACACATCCCATCATCTGAGGTGATTAGGTAGAAAATATTCTTGTGGCCACTGCTAGAAACATGACCTATAAAACATGACCTGGTGCTGTTGTTTGGTGGGAATATAGAAAGCTATGGGTCAGCATGTATTGTGCTAGAAGTAGTAGTTTTGGCAGTTTATCCATTATTGCAGATAGAACTTCATAAAGCGTGCTCCCTGCTGCAACCCCACAAAGTTGCTTGGGGCATAGTACCATGAACCATAGTACATGTAGCCTTTTGATAATGTGACTGTGATAAGCCAGAAAAATGAGGGATGGTCACtgaaacagaaggaaaactcTTGCATGAGTGGGGAGCTTGAGTGAGATGGGCAAGAAGTGCAGGGCCCTGCCAAGCTAAGACATAATGCTAGGACTGCTAAAGGAAGTGGTGGTAGAGTCCAAACCGCTGTCCTAATGGAGTCAGAGCACAGCACTTGGCTTAAGGACAAGCTCTTGGCTAcccacagattcatagatactaaggtcagaagggaccattattgagtcctgtacaacacaggccacagaatctcacccacccggtcctgcgaaaaacctctcacctatgtctgagctattgaagtcctcaaatcgtggtttaaagacttcaaggagcagagaatcctccggcAAGTAACCCATGCTACAGGggaaggcgaaaaatctccagggcctcttccaatctgccctggaggaagattCCTTACTGacaccaaatatggcgatcagctaaactctgagcatatgggcaagattcaccagccagatactacagaaaattctttcctgggtaactcagatcccacctcatctaacatcccatcacaggccattgggcctatttaccatgaatatttaaagatcaattaattaccaaaatcatgttatcccatcataccatctcctccataaacttatcgagtttaatcttatcCAGAGTATTTACTGAGGAAACTAGGGTTATGACTGGGGCCAAATCCTTTCTGGTGAGAGAAAGCTGGGGCTTTATAACAGTGTAAAACCATGCCTGTAGCTGCAGCCTACTCACTCATCCATGCTATCCTTGGAGACTACAAGGCCTCACTTAGTGCTGCTCAGACTAGTGACTAAAGTGCTGGTGGAGCTGGAAGGGGTAGTATGTAACAATAAGGGAGAGGAGTCATGACCTAATGTTGGTTGGACCAATGAGAGATGGATTTGCATTGCCTTGAAATATTTCAAGTTCTgtgggaaatgtacatttttttcctccactgGAGAGCATGAACCCAAAGTTGTCCATGCTCAGGTGTCTTCAGAGCCCTGACTGGTAGGGACTGGTAGATCCCACTGGAGGAACAGACCAACTTTCCTCACAGCAGCTGTTTGAAATGCTTTGGGATTGCTACTGACCCTGACAAATGCTAGCATGAATTAGCATAGCAAGACCCAGTGCAGTGATCTGATCTACTTACAGATGCACAGAAGAGGAGCAGCCAGAGAATGCTGATAGCTTTACCTGAGTTTCTGccttaaaatcaacaaagaaaaaaatataaattataactAAATACCCTCCTgcggcagtggttctcaaaccgaTACGTGGAGAATTTGCTGGTGCTCCACAGGTAACTGCCTGATCACATACTGCCAACTTCCACCCCAgtgctaaattgcattaaaatcaCCTAAATATTTTCCTAACACTAATTTTGTATGCCAGCAACTGCTGTAGTTATTGCAAGCAGAGGATGTAATGGCaaaggggagaaggggaggtgtGCTCAAGACAATCTCTACTACAATGTTCACTCTCCAAAAATGGTTGAGAGATCCCATCCTAGATTAAAGGGTTTAACAAGGAGTAACTGGATCTGAAGCAAGTGAGGAAGAGTAGCCTGACTTCAGAAATCCAGGGCTATTGTAAAAATACAGCCTCCTTTTCTAGCCAAACTGTAGGCAAAAACAGTTTCCCTTAGGAGAGAGATTCAGAGCCTCCCTATTCCTAAGCCACTGGACTTTCTGTGGATCACAAATACCTCTTCCATTGGGTGGTATCTCCTTTGTAGCTAATGCAACCATATTAACTGTCAGTGGCAGCCCTAGGCCCATGCAGCTGCATAAGGCCCTGTGCTACATGCTCAGACCCAAACCACCAGCCAGAGCATTAGCTCTGAGCCTCAGTACAATAGTCTAACTGATTCTGGTGGCAGCATATACATCAGAGTGGAATCTTCTGTCCTGCTAAAAAGGTGTATACTTCAGTTCTACCTCCTGTCTTCCTAAcctaggtttgtttgttttttttccagaggtcACAGAGCCTTAGCATGAGTGGGATTGTAAATGAGGAAAGAGGCTGTCAGGGGTGCACAGGGGTAGAGACCTGGTAATAGCTGGGGAGTGATCTAGGTGggattttgtgtatatataactACAAAACTCAAGGCTGGTATTGTTTATTGAGATGAAGAAGTCAATCACACAAGTGGACAGTGAGTTAACTGAAGGctgattaaccaatttatttgagcatgagctttcgtgagctacagctcacttcatcggatgcataccgtggaaactgctccaacccctcagacagagacaaacacctacaagatctctgtcaagctttcttacaactacaatacccacctgcggaagtgaagaaacagattgatagagccagaagagttcccagaagtcacctactacaggacaggcctaacaaagaaaataacagaacgccactagccgtcaccttcagcccccaactaaaacccctccaacgcattattaaggatctacaacctatcctgaaggatgacccaacactctcacaaatcttgggagacaggccagtccttgcctacagacagccccgcaacctgaagcaaatactcaccaacaaccacataccacacaacagaaccactaacccaggaacttatccttgcaacaaagcccgttgcctactgtgcccacatatctattcaggggacactatcacagggcctaataacatcagccacactatcagaggctcgttcacctgcacatccaccaatgtgatatatgccatcatgtgccagcaatgcccctctgccatttacattggtcaaactggacagtctctacgtaaaagaataaatggacacaaatcagatgtcaagaattataacattcataaaccagtcggagaacacttcaatctctctggtcacgcaatcacagacatgaaggtcgctatcttaaaacaaaaaaacttcaaatccagactccagcgagaaactgctgaattggaattcatttgcaaattggatactattaatttaggcttaaatagagactgggagtggctaagtcattatgcaaggtagcctatttccccttgttttttcctcccccccgccccccccgagacgttctggttaaacttggagagtggtcagtttggatgagctattgccagccggagagtgagtttgtgtgtgtgtgtccccgggaaaagggggggggggtgagagagcctggatttgtgctggaaatggctcaccttgatt
The nucleotide sequence above comes from Caretta caretta isolate rCarCar2 chromosome 6, rCarCar1.hap1, whole genome shotgun sequence. Encoded proteins:
- the NDUFS3 gene encoding NADH dehydrogenase [ubiquinone] iron-sulfur protein 3, mitochondrial, coding for MLAAALGLARAGLRAAARPAVLLQQARFEGSSTTETHPTVRPKDEVAQNQLCAFGEYVAEILPKYIQQVQVTCFNELEIFIHPDGVVPILTFLRDHTNAQFKSLADLTAIDVPTRQYRFEIVYNLLSLRFNSRIRVKTYTDELTPVDSAVSVHQAANWYEREVWDMYGVFFANHPDLRRILTDYGFEGHPFRKDFPLSGYVEVRYDDEVKRVVAEPVELAQEFRKFDLNSPWETFPAYRTAPETLKLEAGDKKGDAK